NNNNNNNNNNNNNNNNNNNNNNNNNNNNNNNNNNNNNNNNNNNNNNNNNNNNNNNNNNNNNNNNNNNNNNNNNNNNNNNNNNNNNNNNNNNNNNNNNNNNNNNNNNNNNNNNNNNNNNNNNNNNNNNNNNNNNNNNNNNNNNNNNNNNNNNNNNNNNNNNNNNNNNNNNNNNNNNNNNNNNNNNNNNNNNNNNNNNNNNNNNNNNNNNNNNNNNNNNNNNNNNNNNNNNNNNNNNNNNNNNNNNNNNNNNNNNNNNNNNNNNNNNNNNNNNNNNNNNNNNNNNNNNNNNNNNNNNNNNNNNNNNNNNNNNNNNNNNNNNNNNNNNNNNNNNNNNNNNNNNNNNNNNNNNNNNNNNNNNNNNNNNNNNNNNNNNNNNNNNNNNNNNNNNNNNNNNNNNNNNNNNNNNNNNNNNNNNNNNNNNNNNNNNNNNNNNNNNNNNNNNNNNNNNNNNNNNNNNNNNNNNNNNNNNNNNNNNNNNNNNNNNNNNNNNNNNNNNNNNNNNNNNNNNNNNNNNNNNNNNNNNNNNNNNNNNNNNNNNNNNNNNNNNNNNNNNNNNNNNNNNNNNNNNNNNNNNNNNNNNNNNNNNNNNNNNNNNNNNNNNNNNNNNNNNNNNNNNNNNNNNNNNNNNNNNNNNNNNNNNNNNNNNNNNNNNNNNNNNNNNNNNNNNNNNNNNNNNNNNNNNNNNNNNNNNNNNNNNNNNNNNNNNNNNNNNNNNNNNNNNNNNNNNNNNNNNNNNNNNNNNNNNNNNNNNNNNNNNNNNNNNNNNNNNNNNNNNNNNNNNNNNNNNNNNNNNNNNNNNNNNNNNNNNNNNNNNNNNNNNNNNNNNNNNNNNNNNNNNNNNNNNNNNNNNNNNNNNNNNNNNNNNNNNNNNNNNNNNNNNNNNNNNNNNNNNNNNNNNNNNNNNNNNNNNNNNNNNNNNNNNNNNNNNNNNNNNNNNNNNNNNNNNNNNNNNNNNNNNNNNNNNNNNNNNNNNNNNNNNNNNNNNNNNNNNNNNNNNNNNNNNNNNNNNNNNNNNNNNNNNNNNNNNNNNNNNNNNNNNNNNNNNNNNNNNNNNNNNNNNNNNNNNNNNNNNNNNNNNNNNNNNNNNNNNNNNNNNNNNNNNNNNNNNNNNNNNNNNNNNNNNNNNNNNNNNNNNNNNNNNNNNNNNNNNNNNNNNNNNNNNNNNNNNNNNNNNNNNNNNNNNNNNNNNNNNNNNNNNNNNNNNNNNNNNNNNNNNNNNNNNNNNNNNNNNNNNNNNNNNNNNNNNNNNNNNNNNNNNNNNNNNNNNNNNNNNNNNNNNNNNNNNNNNNNNNNNNNNNNNNNNNNNNNNNNNNNNNNNNNNNNNNNNNNNNNNNNNNNNNNNNNNNNNNNNNNNNNNNNNNNNNNNNNNNNNNNNNNNNNNNNNNNNNNNNNNNNNNNNNNNNNNNNNNNNNNNNNNNNNNNNNNNNNNNNNNNNNNNNNNNNNNNNNNNNNNNNNNNNNNNNNNNNNNNNNNNNNNNNNNNNNNNNNNNNNNNNNNNNNNNNNNNNNNNNNNNNNNNNNNNNNNNNNNNNNNNNNNNNNNNNNNNNNNNNNNNNNNNNNNNNNNNNNNNNNNNNNNNNNNNNNNNNNNNNNNNNNNNNNNNNNNNNNNNNNNNNNNNNNNNNNNNNNNNNNNNNNNNNNNNNNNNNNNNNNNNNNNNNNNNNNNNNNNNNNNNNNNNNNNNNNNNNNNNNNNNNNNNNNNNNNNNNNNNNNNNNNNNNNNNNNNNNNNNNNNNNNNNNNNNNNNNNNNNNNNNNNNNNNNNNNNNNNNNNNNNNNNNNNNNNNNNNNNNNNNNNNNNNNNNNNNNNNNNNNNNNNNNNNNNNNNNNNNNNNNNNNNNNNNNNNNNNNNNNNNNNNNNNNNNNNNNNNNNNNNNNNNNNNNNNNNNNNNNNNNNNNNNNNNNNNNNNNNNNNNNNNNNNNNNNNNNNNNNNNNNNNNNNNNNNNNNNNNNNNNNNNNNNNNNNNNNNNNNNNNNNNNNNNNNNNNNNNNNNNNNNNNNNNNNNNNNNNNNNNNNNNNNNNNNNNNNNNNNNNNNNNNNNNNNNNNNNNNNNNNNNNNNNNNNNNNNNNNNNNNNNNNNNNNNNNNNNNNNNNNNNNNNNNNNNNNNNNNNNNNNNNNNNNNNNNNNNNNNNNNNNNNNNNNNNNNNNNNNNNNNNNNNNNNNNNNNNNNNNNNNNNNNNNNNNNNNNNNNNNNNNNNNNNNNNNNNNNNNNNNNNNNNNNNNNNNNNNNNNNNNNNNNNNNNNNNNNNNNNNNNNNNNNNNNNNNNNNNNNNNNNNNNNNNNNNNNNNNNNNNNNNNNNNNNNNNNNNNNNNNNNNNNNNNNNNNNNNNNNNNNNNNNNNNNNNNNNNNNNNNNNNNNNNNNNNNNNNNNNNNNNNNNNNNNNNNNNNNNNNNNNNNNNNNNNNNNNNNNNNNNNNNNNNNNNNNNNNNNNNNNNNNNNNNNNNNNNNNNNNNNNNNNNNNNNNNNNNNNNNNNNNNNNNNNNNNNNNNNNNNNNNNNNNNNNNNNNNNNNNNNNNNNNNNNNNNNNNNNNNNNNNNNNNNNNNNNNNNNNNNNNNNNNNNNNNNNNNNNNNNNNNNNNNNNNNNNNNNNNNNNNNNNNNNNNNNNNNNNNNNNNNNNNNNNNNNNNNNNNNNNNNNNNNNNNNNNNNNNNNNNNNNNNNNNNNNNNNNNNNNNNNNNNNNNNNNNNNNNNNNNNNNNNNNNNNNNNNNNNNNNNNNNNNNNNNNNNNNNNNNNNNNNNNNNNNNNNNNNNNNNNNNNNNNNNNNNNNNNNNNNNNNNNNNNNNNNNNNNNNNNNNNNNNNNNNNNNNNNNNNNNNNNNNNNNNNNNNNNNNNNNNNNNNNNNNNNNNNNNNNNNNNNNNNNNNNNNNNNNNNNNNNNNNNNNNNNNNNNNNNNNNNNNNNNNNNNNNNNNNNNNNNNNNNNNNNNNNNNNNNNNNNNNNNNNNNNNNNNNNNNNNNNNNNNNNNNNNNNNNNNNNNNNNNNNNNNNNNNNNNNNNNNNNNNNNNNNNNNNNNNNNNNNNNNNNNNNNNNNNNNNNNNNNNNNNNNNNNNNNNNNNNNNNNNNNNNNNNNNNNNNNNNNNNNNNNNNNNNNNNNNNNNNNNNNNNNNNNNNNNNNNNNNNNNNNNNNNNNNNNNNNNNNNNNNNNNNNNNNNNNNNNNNNNNNNNNNNNNNNNNNNNNNNNNNNNNNNNNNNNNNNNNNNNNNNNNNNNNNNNNNNNNNNNNNNNNNNNNNNNNNNNNNNNNNNNNNNNNNNNNNNNNNNNNNNNNNNNNNNNNNNNNNNNNNNNNNNNNNNNNNNNNNNNNNNNNNNNNNNNNNNNNNNNNNNNNNNNNNNNNNNNNNNNNNNNNNNNNNNNNNNNNNNNNNNNNNNNNNNNNNNNNNNNNNNNNNNNNNNNNNNNNNNNNNNNNNNNNNNNNNNNNNNNNNNNNNNNNNNNNNNNNNNNNNNNNNNNNNNNNNNNNNNNNNNNNNNNNNNNNNNNNNNNNNNNNNNNNNNNNNNNNNNNNNNNNNNNNNNNNNNNNNNNNNNNNNNNNNNNNNNNNNNNNNNNNNNNNNNNNNNNNNNNNNNNNNNNNNNNNNNNNNNNNNNNNNNNNNNNNNNNNNNNNNNNNNNNNNNNNNNNNNNNNNNNNNNNNNNNNNNNNNNNNNNNNNNNNNNNNNNNNNNNNNNNNNNNNNNNNNNNNNNNNNNNNNNNNNNNNNNNNNNNNNNNNNNNNNNNNNNNNNNNNNNNNNNNNNNNNNNNNNNNNNNNNNNNNNNNNNNNNNNNNNNNNNNNNNNNNNNNNNNNNNNNNNNNNNNNNNNNNNNNNNNNNNNNNNNNNNNNNNNNNNNNNNNNNNNNNNNNNNNNNNNNNNNNNNNNNNNNNNNNNNNNNNNNNNNNNNNNNNNNNNNNNNNNNNNNNNNNNNNNNNNNNNNNNNNNNNNNNNNNNNNNNNNNNNNNNNNNNNNNNNNNNNNNNNNNNNNNNNNNNNNNNNNNNNNNNNNNNNNNNNNNNNNNNNNNNNNNNNNNNNNNNNNNNNNNNNNNNNNNNNNNNNNNNNNNNNNNNNNNNNNNNNNNNNNNNNNNNNNNNNNNNNNNNNNNNNNNNNNNNNNNNNNNNNNNNNNNNNNNNNNNNNNNNNNNNNNNNNNNNNNNNNNNNNNNNNNNNNNNNNNNNNNNNNNNNNNNNNNNNNNNNNNNNNNNNNNNNNNNNNNNNNNNNNNNNNNNNNNNNNNNNNNNNNNNNNNNNNNNNNNNNNNNNNNNNNNNNNNNNNNNNNNNNNNNNNNNNNNNNNNNNNNNNNNNNNNNNNNNNNNNNNNNNNNNNNNNNNNNNNNNNNNNNNNNNNNNNNNNNNNNNNNNNNNNNNNNNNNNNNNNNNNNNNNNNNNNNNNNNNNNNNNNNNNNNNNNNNNNNNNNNNNNNNNNNNNNNNNNNNNNNNNNNNNNNNNNNNNNNNNNNNNNNNNNNNNNNNNNNNNNNNNNNNNNNNNNNNNNNNNNNNNNNNNNNNNNNNNNNNNNNNNNNNNNNNNNNNNNNNNNNNNNNNNNNNNNNNNNNNNNNNNNNNNNNNNNNNNNNNNNNNNNNNNNNNNNNNNNNNNNNNNNNNNNNNNNNNNNNNNNNNNNNNNNNNNNNNNNNNNNNNNNNNNNNNNNNNNNNNNNNNNNNNNNNNNNNNNNNNNNNNNNNNNNNNNNNNNNNNNNNNNNNNNNNNNNNNNNNNNNNNNNNNNNNNNNNNNNNNNNNNNNNNNNNNNNNNNNNNNNNNNNNNNNNNNNNNNNNNNNNNNNNNNNNNNNNNNNNNNNNNNNNNNNNNNNNNNNNNNNNNNNNNNNNNNNNNNNNNNNNNNNNNNNNNNNNNNNNNNNNNNNNNNNNNNNNNNNNNNNNNNNNNNNNNNNNNNNNNNNNNNNNNNNNNNNNNNNNNNNNNNNNNNNNNNNNNNNNNNNNNNNNNNNNNNNNNNNNNNNNNNNNNNNNNNNNNNNNNNNNNNNNNNNNNNNNNNNNNNNNNNNNNNNNNNNNNNNNNNNNNNNNNNNNNNNNNNNNNNNNNNNNNNNNNNNNNNNNNNNNNNNNNNNNNNNNNNNNNNNNNNNNNNNNNNNNNNNNNNNNNNNNNNNNNNNNNNNNNNNNNNNNNNNNNNNNNNNNNNNNNNNNNNNNNATTAGAGattgtcttctttgttcttgcatggttgtttggttgagtttgcatgattgttggttgatcacatgtaaatatgtatagaagtaatttaggtatttattttcaatgtttattccaaaatcatcaaaacctttaaaccctatatgcttatttcgacatttttattagattagatggatctaccctgtagttggatccccggtttagaacgatccctgcttgctttatactatgattgatttgttgacagggttaattgatgcgtgtgcaaatacgtcttatcacGCACCTTCTGTCCTATCCAATCTTCCATTTGGCACAGTCTCTTACCCACCAGTAACCACGTATTCCACAACAATAAGAGACCACCTAGCCCTAACATTGTTAGGTTACGACAACTTTTTCCGGGAAGAAACATACACCGCCCACTTGAAAGCCTAACTCGTCTTACTCggagggggagagagagaaggaactTAGTATAGAAGTTGCTACTTGATTAGCCACAAATGTATTTTAATTCTTAACTAAAAATGTGCCCGCGCTTTGGTACGGGTTTGAATTGGAGCTTCAAGCACTCAATTTAGAAGCACATAAATGACATTCATTTTCTGAAAGTATAAAATGGAATAAAACACAGTTGCAAATAACACAGACAAAAGTTTTTTTTCAAAGGCTTGGTGCAAAACCTCAGTGAGGGAAAAAACACCAAGCAAACATATTACTTCAATCTTCCAATAAGAGTTTACAAGAGGTATAGTTCTCACACAACTATAACACTGCAGCTCTCACTTCTCACACAAGTGATTTGAACTCATGTATCTCTAAAGAGAGAAACTGAATTGCAGATCCTAAGACTATTGTCACTCTTAGAATTCTAGTTCTTACACACAACTAGATGCAAGGTTACAAACACTAAGACTTAATCACTCTTAGCTTCTTGAACTGATTCTCTCACAACCAGAATGCTTTGGTTCTTCCTCACAACCAGACAGCTGAGTTCTGAGACACAACcaactttctctctttctctccagACCTTTTcataacggtttcaaatgcaaCCTGTTTGCAAGTAAGAGAGATATAAACTCAGTCTTAAGATCAACACATCAAGCAATTTGTAAATCGATCATGTACCCTATCAGTCCAAATATCAAAACTATTGatcaaaaataccaaaaagcttatctttttcaaaaacagaagaagcaaTTTATAGTGTAAAAACACTCCCCCTTAACCGATGCCTTTCAATGAGAGGATTAATTTTTACATTCATGATGAAAAGATGCAATTAGATCACCATCACTTTGCACTTTCCAAAACacatatatcaatttcatgCTATAACGCAGCCATTAGAAAGAGCACAAATCAATTTCTTAATCACCTGAGCACAATGATTAAGCATATAGGATCAAATATATTTAAGCAGGTATTGATCTGAACAGTACTGATATGGCAATAAGATAACCTGCAATTTATCAATTAATATTCCTAGTATGGAAGCTTTTAAGAATAAAACTTTTCCATAACAATTCCTGAATCACACATCATTAACTTTAAGAGATAGATCAACTTACCATATATGAGATTCTCCAAAAAATCTCATTACCTTGATTCTTGAGTGATACATCTTATTATGCAGATCTTGTGGTCAAAGTTTGGACTTCTGAATCTTGCCtcacttctttcttcttttccttccttcGTTAGGAGTCATTGTGTTGAATAGAAATAGACAATATACCAACACATTCATTTAAATAATACATTGTTTACAGAAAATGCATTCTATTGgcaaaattcataactaaggGAGATTTTAAATACTTGTAAATCCATTCCCATTGCTCATCTGCTTCCACTCATTATAGGATCTTGAGGGTTTCTGTAATGCATAAGAATCCAAAGATGTGAGAATGATTGCAAATGCTGATCCCCATCATCATAAGCTAAAATTGGATGAGAGTCATGAGTCTAAAACAACAGAAGATAGAAGACAATAATTTATACCAGTCACAGTAGCATTTGATGCGCATGGCATGGCAGCAGTTTGTCTAGACCATTTCGGTGCGCACGGCTGAAGACATATACTATATTTCTTTTCCCTATCTAAGTTTACATCATAAAACTTTATATTATCCTTATTTTACTTTAAAGCATCTTCAGATCTTCCTCTATGGGTGATATTCATAAACACTGAAGGGAATGTAATATAACatatgcagaaaaaaaaataacttgtGAATTCTTTGTCATATTGTCACTACACATAATTGTAAGACGGATGGtaagtaacaaaaacaaaatagaatatTGTGAATAGAAGACAATTTCCCTGAACTCATATTCTCCATAAAAACATGACAAAGATGATGTTTTCTTATTCACACCTTTAAAATTAACAATAGTAAGAAAGAGCAATCCTGAGTTTGGATACCACACATTAGTGatgaaaataacaaatgaatatatatatatatatattagggcCCTTTCAATGAGagattcatttttttgttcatttatagggatagagTATTTGACGAACTTTCCGATcataaaatcacatctccaccgttcaatttgTAGGTCTATATGAGCATATCACTTccacaagttttcaaaaaatttggtgtATCGTTAAATCATCCAaatgttgatttatttttaataatattgaacggtgtaggtttgacataagtgtgaagttttttgttttaatctcagccatccaagcccattaaaaacAGATTTAATGGTGTTGGCTTATCCCTAGAATAACAAAAAGGGAGTACCtaattggaagggccctgtatatatatatatatatatgtatatatatgtatatatatacatatacagatCTGTTCAGAAGCGCGCGGACGTCTGCACAGTGTgaacgtccctccgttctctaCCGTCTGGCGCCGACGACTGCGCGCCTTCACTcgagcggacaccagaggcGTCCCAGACCACTTTCCTttcccggcgagtccgtcgaattccagtttttcggTGAGATCGACGGTTTCTGAAGTTTTaggtggaggttgctgcccagaccttTAAATCGATCTCACCGGGAagggaaagtggtcagggGATGCCCCTGGTGTCCGCTaaggtggaggcgcgccgtcatCGGGGCCGAACAGTGGaggaacggagggacgtccgcactttaaggctCGTGAGGACGTTCGCCTTTGATcgggcctctatatatatatatatatatatatatgagtccAAATCTAGAGAAGACCTcattaaactcttaaagtaaggatgtttttagttctagcatgtattttgccaatcaaagccactcattccctagttacttacccacatatgaatcctccaaaaaattagccaaaatgaaaaacgtttaaccatttgattagcacaatattcgttttaattttagctAACagcctacaattgtttacatcaatttgaatgaccaaatggttatgaaattagttgaaattttgtagacatgtttcttgcatatgaatctagaggatcaacagttgagatcgttaaaaaaagtcatctactaatgtaaaatagtagaaatcgtcaaattcttaaagtaaggaggtcctctttagatcctctatatatatataggccggatCAGAggcggatgtccgcaccggccttaaagtgcggacgtccctccgttctccaccggacGGCGCACCTCCACTCAAGCAGACACTAGAGGCATCCCCGATTACTTTCTCTTGccgagatcgatttgaaggtctgggcagcaacctccacccaaaattCTAGACAAGATCAATCTTGGCTGCAAACTGGTATTCGGCGGGAGAAAGTAATTGGGGATGCCActggtgtccgctcgggtggaggtGCGCCGTCGTCGACGCCAGACGATGGAGAACAGACAGATGTCCGCATTTTAAGtccagtgcggacgtccgctctcgAAcgggcctctatatatatatataaatcaatgCGTTGCAGAACAAATAATGATAGATTTATCACAGATAAGTATGCCATTGCTGGCCATTATACTATTATCCAAATCCATTCTCCCTAGCCACATCAATTCCAACAACTTATCTAAGAAACTAAACTAATCAAACATCATTATTAAACTAAACATCATGTATTTATAACATCATTACATGCTTCTATTCCCTACAAAATTATAACATTTCGACCATATAAGTTACGCAATAGCTTATCACAATTTGAAATTAACAAATGCATACACAACAGTTCAGCAATCATACcactttgcatatatatactggCTTGCGACCTTGCCTTTTTGCATCTAGACAAAAGATTTTGCGTTCTTATGTTGAAACAAAAGTATATTCAAgtgcagaagaaaaaaaaaagtttgtcTTAAAGTAGCACTACATAGGAACGAATTTCAACTACACAATATATGAAATGTCAGTGTTCTGTAATCACTAAAAGACTAAAAGCTATTCTTAATCTTTAAAATTAAGTAACATCTTCCCATCAACTTATTTGTTCCTGATGTCTATCTCCACGATATCATGGTATTAGTATTTGGTatgtacaaaagaaaagaattgcATTCCCCAAAGCCATCCTCTGTTAGTTTGGTATAGTATGTTCTATTAACTCCTTTTCAGGTTtaatatgtttttgatgatccTATTTTGATATAATTACGTGTCTATGCTATGTTGGTATAATATTTGATTCTTCTATACAGCTACGCTATTTCTGCCAACTCTCTTTTATATGCAAGGTGTTGATGTCGAATCTATAACTAAAGGCGAGGGAAATACTGAAACTAACAAGAATGACCAAAGTTCTAACCAtgtcaaatatataattaaataataagaGAAAATCCTGAAACATATGACAATGACCATAGCTCTAAACATGTGCTCACACACACGCTTATTCCACCAAGCAAACAGATTCCTAGTAAGCAAACAAAACCTTCAACATGTGATAGCTGTTGAGAATATGAATAGCAGCAATGAATAGAAACTTAAAAGATTTAAGGGTTTAGGATGAACAGTAGTACAAAGAATAGAAATAGAGTAACTATGGATTTGTTGGCTATATAGCTCCTGGTGAGAGaagttgttaatttttattctttttcttttctctttttgttaatgaaatttaaCCCATTCAATAAAAACCACTTAACAAGAATGTTTGTTACAACATCGTGAGATAGATCTATCAACTTAGTTGCCAGTCTTCTGATTGCAAAGAATAAGTAAAGATGTGGTGCCAGAGTCAGATCAAGATTGATGCACTCGCCTGTAAACATAAGTTTTCCGCCAGACCGGAAACTAGGGTTCGTCATGATCATGTTGGTTCCAGCAATAGGGTTAACCATGGTTTAGACTAAATTTATCCATGAGTGATGTGTTATGTTTGTAACCcttaaatcaaataaagagtctagattttatgaattttactAACTTTaccatttatttattttagagGAGTCGGATCCATGCATTTATATTTCTCCTCGTTCGAAGGTATCAAACAAGCCGACGCCTCTGACTTCCCCAAATCTTTGGTTTAAAAGTCTCCCATCAATGAAGCATTTTCGTATAAAGAAGCTCATTAATTCGAAGCACGTTTCACTGCTTCTACCTATCACTTTTATAAAATGACTTCCTCTGCACGAGAATGATCTGCAGGCTGAGGAAAACATGGACTTGGGGAAGCTCCATGCAGTGGAGGATTATGTGAGAAATAAGGGATcacgaaagaaaaaaacaaagccaCCTAGATTAAGCGTATATTTTGCAATGCCGCCATTCCCATGCCGATCCTGAATTGAATCGACTTGCTTTCCTTTTCGaagtcatcttcatcaatttgCCTGCAGCTAGGATCCAGCACATAGCTAGATAAGGATTATTGATCGATGTAGCCCTCACTTTTGACTTGTTCAATAATTGAGTTATGCGGCTAACTGTGACCTATCCCACTTCCCTTTCGTGCTTCATATGTCACTTTCTTACCAACACAAATACACAATCCAAACCTCAATGAGTTTGAGAGTGGTAAGTGATGTGACAAGTCACAAAACATGCAAGTAATTGTTATAGAAACAATGTAGATAGATATAAGCGAGGGTTTAGGGTGGCTATTGTCTTATTGACCCTCAACCTCAACCATCTAATTCTATTGTAGTATGTTAAAGCTAGCAAAAGAATTGTACATACTTCTAATTAACCATTCATTGatatgattttatatatgcttgatttggatgatttgtttttgtgttgttcttaTGTCCAAGTCATTCATATATTCCTTCCCCAGGTAACACCAAATGTAGAAGGTGCTTGGAGCTCTGCTTATCTTATTTCAGAACTATAAGTTAATCTTGAGTCAATGAAGATGGAATCTGCCGTGATGGCTATTAAACTGACAATTATGTATTGCATTTTTGAATTGACTACCGACTTATATATGCAGCAAACCATGTTCTCTGGATATCCAACAAGACCAAAGCTTCCGTCACTATATACATCACCCCAAATCGCATATAATCTTTGACTTACAGACGCATGCCAAACCTATAAATCCAGAACTTCTTCACATCAAATTTCTCATCTGAGTTCTCActgaaaacccaaaatcatggACCTAAAGCTCTCCACTCTCCTCTGCATTTCTCTGTTCTTCTCCACCATCTTAACCCCAACTCTCTCCGAGCTCTGTAACCCTACAGACAAAAAAGTTCTCTTCGAAATCAAGACAGCCTTCAATAACCCCTACATCTTGTCCTCATGGAAATCCGACGCCGACTGCTGTACCGACTGGTACAATGTCGAGTGTGATCCCAACACCAACCGTATCAACTCCCTCACCATCTTTACTGACGACCGCCTCACCGGCCAAATCCCCGCCCAAGTCGGAGACTTGCCCTACCTCGAAACCCTGGTGCTCCGCAAGCTCCCCAATCTCACAGGTCCCATCCAGCCCTCCATCGCCAAGCTCAAGCACCTCAAGATGCTCAGGCTCAGCTGGAACGGCCTCTCTGGCTCAGTCCCTGACTTCCTCAGCCAGCTTAAGAACCTCACCTTCCTCGAGCTCAACTATAACAACTTCACAGGCTCCGTTCCCAGCTCGCTTTCAAAGCTACCGAACTTGCTAGCTCTTCATCTAGACCGCAACCAGCTCACAGGTATACATCAAATTAACTCTATACAGTATTTCCTCATTTAGTTACAGCTTATACTCTACCGGTCAGAAAATGAGTAGGTAAATGACGTTCTAGGGATACATTTAGACTAATAAGTTAACAGTGTTAGTAACAGAGTTTTGACgttgatatataataatgTGACTGCAGGTAATATTCCTAGTTCATACGGGAAATTCGTTGGCACCGTTCCagatctcttcctctcccacAACAAGCTCACAGGCAAAATCCCAACCTCATTTGCTAACATGAACTTTGATCGGATAGACTTGTCACGCAACATGCTGGAAGGAGACGCGTCAATGATATTCGGGATGAACAAGACGACCCAGATTGTGGATTTGTCAAGGAACATGCTAGAATTCGATCTGTCCAAGGTGGTGTTTTCGACAAGCTTGATCTCACTGGACTTGAACCATAACAGGATGACAGGTAGTATTCCGGAGCAGTTGACCCAATTGGATAATTTGCAGTTGTTCAATGTGAGCTACAACAGGTTGTGTGGTCAGATTCCGGTTGGTGGGAAGTTGCAGAGCTTTGACACAACGTCATACTTCCATAACCGGTGTCTGTGCGGTG
This Fragaria vesca subsp. vesca unplaced genomic scaffold, FraVesHawaii_1.0 scf0512930, whole genome shotgun sequence DNA region includes the following protein-coding sequences:
- the LOC101298763 gene encoding polygalacturonase inhibitor-like; amino-acid sequence: MDLKLSTLLCISLFFSTILTPTLSELCNPTDKKVLFEIKTAFNNPYILSSWKSDADCCTDWYNVECDPNTNRINSLTIFTDDRLTGQIPAQVGDLPYLETLVLRKLPNLTGPIQPSIAKLKHLKMLRLSWNGLSGSVPDFLSQLKNLTFLELNYNNFTGSVPSSLSKLPNLLALHLDRNQLTGNIPSSYGKFVGTVPDLFLSHNKLTGKIPTSFANMNFDRIDLSRNMLEGDASMIFGMNKTTQIVDLSRNMLEFDLSKVVFSTSLISLDLNHNRMTGSIPEQLTQLDNLQLFNVSYNRLCGQIPVGGKLQSFDTTSYFHNRCLCGAPLPSC